The DNA sequence TGGTTGGGCGCAACGGTAAAGAACTGGCGCTTTTCTCGGGCGGGGAGGGGGGTGTTGCGCAGAATCAGGTTGCAGAGAACCTCCTCCCGCTCACCTTCGGTTTGAATGGCAATGGTACCAAAGCTGCGGCTGGTCACGTTGACAATATCCATATTCACAGCGCCGCCCAGCTCATCGGGGGAAATGCCTGCCTCAAGGGCCAGCTTTTCCACACTGGTAAGCCCCATGCTCAGCTCCTTGCCCAGCTTTTCCCGGCTTTTGCCGGTTTCACGGGCGGCGGTTTCCAGCAGGCGGTCAAAGGCGGCCTGACGGCTGGCGTAAAGAGCGGCACCCTTGGCAACTGCCTCATCGGGATCAAAGGAGCGGCTGGGGATGGCGAACTCCTGCCCGATGCGCTCGGTTACCTGCGGCATCCGGGTGGAACCTCCCACCAGAAGGATCTCCTCCACCTTATCAAGGCTGTAGCCTTTTTTCTTGGCTTCCTCCAGCATTTCCTGCGTCAGCATCACAGTGCGCTCCAGCAGGTCACGGGTCATCTCATCGAAAACAGTGCGGGTCAGCTCCACACGGGCACGGTTCCCCTTATAGTTAATCGCCACCGGGGCTTTATCCCGGGCGCTGAGCATCTTCTTGGCTCGCTCGGCAGAAAGAGCCAGCTCCTGAAGGGTTTCGGGGTCGGCCAAAATATCCTCGGTGTTGCCGGTCTGGCGGGCAAATTCCTCGGCCAGATACTGAATAATGCGGTCATCCCAAAGCTTGCCGCCAAGGGAATGGTCGCCGCCGGTGCAGATCACCTGTATGGCCCCGGCGTTGATGGCGATCATGGTGATATCAAAGGTGCCGCCGCCCAGATCGTAGACAAGCACCACCTTATTTTCGTGGGCGTTGGCAACGCCATAGGCGATAGCGGCGGCTGTGGGCTCGTTGATGATGCCCACCACATGGAGCCCCGCAATCTCACCTGCCTGCCGGGTGGCCTCCCGCTCGTTGACCCCGAAGTAGGCGGGGCAGGTGATCACCACATCGGTGATGGTTTCCTCCGGGCCTAGCAAAGTTTCACTGCGCAGAGTTTCCACCGCATCCCCCACAACCTTTTTCAGGATGTAGGAAGAAATCTCGGAAGGGGTGCGCAAGGTTCCGTGGAGATTCCAGCAGGCGCCCTGCTGGCCAATGGAGCGCTTAACGAAGGAAACCACCTCATCGGGATAAAGGCGGGAGCTTTCCTTGGCGGAGTTGCCCACCACCACGCTTTCGGCGGTTTCAAAAAAGACGACCGAAGGGGTGGTCAGCTCACCCTCCCGGTTTTTCACCACTACAGGCTTCTCGCTGTGATCGATGTAGGCCGCACAAGAATAGGTTGTCCCCAGATCAATTCCCAGTACCTTTTGCATGCATATCCCCCTTACACTTCCAGCTCTGCCGAAGCCATGGAGCCACCGGCGGCCACTTATTTATACACAAATACACTGACCCTTTCAGGCCGGATAATTTTTTCTTGCTTTTCATAGCCGGGGGCTA is a window from the Oscillospiraceae bacterium MB08-C2-2 genome containing:
- a CDS encoding Hsp70 family protein, with product MQKVLGIDLGTTYSCAAYIDHSEKPVVVKNREGELTTPSVVFFETAESVVVGNSAKESSRLYPDEVVSFVKRSIGQQGACWNLHGTLRTPSEISSYILKKVVGDAVETLRSETLLGPEETITDVVITCPAYFGVNEREATRQAGEIAGLHVVGIINEPTAAAIAYGVANAHENKVVLVYDLGGGTFDITMIAINAGAIQVICTGGDHSLGGKLWDDRIIQYLAEEFARQTGNTEDILADPETLQELALSAERAKKMLSARDKAPVAINYKGNRARVELTRTVFDEMTRDLLERTVMLTQEMLEEAKKKGYSLDKVEEILLVGGSTRMPQVTERIGQEFAIPSRSFDPDEAVAKGAALYASRQAAFDRLLETAARETGKSREKLGKELSMGLTSVEKLALEAGISPDELGGAVNMDIVNVTSRSFGTIAIQTEGEREEVLCNLILRNTPLPAREKRQFFTVAPNQQSVTIRVLESLSSQELAQPLEGTEIGETVLELPPGLAAGSPLEIEFTLNEGGLLELEAQEITGGRQVSARFETVDAITAEELDEAKKRLEETQVV